A stretch of Panthera uncia isolate 11264 chromosome A1 unlocalized genomic scaffold, Puncia_PCG_1.0 HiC_scaffold_16, whole genome shotgun sequence DNA encodes these proteins:
- the CYSLTR2 gene encoding cysteinyl leukotriene receptor 2 has protein sequence MEPNGIFSSNDNNTDCSIENFKRGFYPIVYLIIFVWGTLGNGFSIYVFLQPYKKSTSVNVFMLNLAISDFLFTSTLPFRVDYYIRGSNWIFGDLSCRIMSYSMYVNMYSSIYFLTVLSIVRFLATVHPFRLLHVASIRSAWILCVVIWVLIMASSVVLLNNGSEQNGNTTLCLELNMNKIVKLKTMNYIALVIGFMLPFCLLSICYLLIIRVLLKVKVPESGLRVSHKKALITIIIALIIFLLCFLPYHILRTLHLVVWKVDTCEDNLHKAVVITLTLAATNSCLNPLLYYFAGENFKDRLRSALRKDHPWKTKYSIPVCMWLKEETQV, from the coding sequence ATGGAACCCAATGGCATCTTCAGCAGTAATGACAACAACACGGACTGTTCAATCGAAAACTTCAAAAGGGGATTTTACCCCATCGTGTACCTGATAATATTTGTCTGGGGAACCTTGGGAAATGGATTTTCCATATATGTTTTCCTGCAGCCTTATAAGAAGTCCACGTCTGTGAATGTTTTCATGCTAAACCTGGCCATTTCAGATTTTTTGTTCACAAGTACACTGCCCTTCAGAGTTGACTATTACATCAGAGGCTCCAATTGGATATTTGGGGACCTGAGCTGCAGGATTATGTCTTATTCTATGTATGTCAACATGTACAGCAGCATTTATTTCCTGACTGTGCTGAGCATTGTGCGTTTTCTGGCAACTGTTCATCCCTTCCGGCTCCTCCATGTGGCTAGTATCAGGAGtgcctggattctgtgtgtggTCATATGGGTCCTTATCATGGCTTCCTCAGTAGTGCTTCTGAACAATGGCTCTGAGCAGAATGGCAATACCACATTATGCTTAGAGTtgaatatgaataaaattgttaAACTGAAGACGATGAACTACATTGCCTTGGTGATAGGCTTCATGCTACCATTCTGCTTGCTCAGCATCTGTTATCTGCTAATCATTCGAGTCCTGTTAAAGGTAAAGGTCCCAGAATCTGGGCTGCGGGTTTCTCACAAGAAAGCacttatcaccatcatcattgcCTTGATCATCTTCCTTCTGTGTTTCCTGCCTTATCACATACTGAGAACCCTCCACCTGGTCGTGTGGAAAGTGGATACATGCGAAGACAATCTTCATAAAGCTGTGGTCATCACACTGACCTTGGCAGCAACCAATAGCTGCCTCAATCCTTTGCTCTATTATTTTGCTGGGGAAAATTTTAAGGACAGACTAAGGTCTGCACTCAGAAAAGATCACCCCTGGAAGACAAAGTACAGCATTCCTGTCTGCATGTGGTTGAAAGAGGAAACACAAGTTTAA